A region of Antedon mediterranea chromosome 8, ecAntMedi1.1, whole genome shotgun sequence DNA encodes the following proteins:
- the LOC140056626 gene encoding sialin-like isoform X2: MTQQTLLGAFYYGYTVMQIPGGILAVKLGGKCIITFVIISMSLISALSPWAASVHVGLLITLRILDGVIKSMMIPAVFTLLSKWANVGERSVMVSIVFAGKAFGGVIASYTTGLICSSYKIGGWPMSFYIYSMFGAVLAILWITFVSESPAEQDEYISNTPNKNKSRAIPLYDIFTSKPVWAIAVARFSTTFAFNFFLIEVPTFFSNMFGVNVNKIGLLTSLPSFIAAVTGLLSAAVADYIIQQKYLSILKTRHLFLVLGVVLSVVGFIPLVVTGYNVLAVEILYIVFFAASGFNSASVLPNAMDITDEYAGFVAAATQTFASCTGIIIPIVTGLLIKEQNSLERWTVLFSLTGGINLLGMVYFIMFSEAEQQVWSEQKNNEDERIGLINK; this comes from the exons ATGACACAGCAGACCTTACTTGGAGCATTTTATTATGGATATACTGTCATGCAAATACCAGGAGGCATTCTGGCGGTTAAACTAGGAGGAAAATGTATAATTACGTTTGTGATAATTTCGATGAGTTTGATCTCAGCTTTATCACCATGGGCAGCGAGTGTACATGTTGGTCTACTTATAACATTACGGATTTTGGACGGCGTTATTAAG agCATGATGATTCCTGCTGTTTTCACTTTATTGAGCAAATGGGCTAATGTCGGTGAACGAAGTGTAATGGTATCAATAGTATTTGCTG GCAAGGCATTTGGAGGCGTGATTGCAAGTTATACGACCGGACTGATCTGTTCCTCGTACAAGATTGGAGGATGGCCAATGTcgttttatatataca GTATGTTTGGAGCTGTTTTAGCAATTCTGTGGATAACATTCGTTTCAGAGTCACCGGCGGAGCAAGATGAATACATAAGTAATACACCAAATAAGAATAAG TCACGTGCGATTCCACTATACGATATATTCACGTCGAAGCCGGTTTGGGCCATTGCCGTTGCAAGGTTTTCTACTACGTTTGCTTTCAACTTCTTTCTAATTGAAGTACCTACGTTTTTTTCGAACATGTTTGGGGTTAATGTAAATAAG ATTGGTTTGTTAACCTCATTGCCAAGTTTTATTGCAGCAGTGACTGGCTTACTGTCTGCTGCTGTTGCGGACTATATCATTCAACAAAAATACCTTAGTATTCTGAAAACAAGACATCTATTCCTTGTATTAG GTGTTGTCCTATCTGTTGTCGGTTTTATTCCACTTGTTGTCACTGGTTATAATGTATTGGCGGTTGAGATTCTGTATATTGTGTTTTTCGCTGCGAGTGGTTTTAATAGTGCTTCGGTTTTACCAAACGCAATGGATATAACCGACGAATATGCTGGATTTGTGGCGGCCGCCACACAGACATTTGCAAGCTGCACCGGAATCATCATCCCGATTGTCACTGGACTTCTAATTAAAGAACAG aattCTCTCGAACGATGGACTGTCTTATTCTCTTTAACGGGTGGAATCAATTTACTAGGAATGGTGTATTTTATCATGTTTTCCGAAGCTGAACAGCAAGTTTGGTCAGAGCAGAAAAATAACGAAGATGAGAGAATTGgtctaattaataaataa
- the LOC140056626 gene encoding sialin-like isoform X1 has translation MKQYFVSVACCLVNIISYCTRLNINIAILEMVKKNDSTFTLAPYNESNFNSITNRPNQIPTYDWDKMTQQTLLGAFYYGYTVMQIPGGILAVKLGGKCIITFVIISMSLISALSPWAASVHVGLLITLRILDGVIKSMMIPAVFTLLSKWANVGERSVMVSIVFAGKAFGGVIASYTTGLICSSYKIGGWPMSFYIYSMFGAVLAILWITFVSESPAEQDEYISNTPNKNKSRAIPLYDIFTSKPVWAIAVARFSTTFAFNFFLIEVPTFFSNMFGVNVNKIGLLTSLPSFIAAVTGLLSAAVADYIIQQKYLSILKTRHLFLVLGVVLSVVGFIPLVVTGYNVLAVEILYIVFFAASGFNSASVLPNAMDITDEYAGFVAAATQTFASCTGIIIPIVTGLLIKEQNSLERWTVLFSLTGGINLLGMVYFIMFSEAEQQVWSEQKNNEDERIGLINK, from the exons ATGAAACAGTATTTCGTATCAGTGGCATGTTGTCTCGTAAATATTATATCATACTGTACAAGATTGAACATAAACATCGCCATTTTAGAGATGGTTAAAAAAAACGATTCAACATTTACACTTGCGCCTTACAACGAATCCAACTTTAATTCAATTACAAATCGACCTAATCAA ATACCAACCTATGATTGGGACAAAATGACACAGCAGACCTTACTTGGAGCATTTTATTATGGATATACTGTCATGCAAATACCAGGAGGCATTCTGGCGGTTAAACTAGGAGGAAAATGTATAATTACGTTTGTGATAATTTCGATGAGTTTGATCTCAGCTTTATCACCATGGGCAGCGAGTGTACATGTTGGTCTACTTATAACATTACGGATTTTGGACGGCGTTATTAAG agCATGATGATTCCTGCTGTTTTCACTTTATTGAGCAAATGGGCTAATGTCGGTGAACGAAGTGTAATGGTATCAATAGTATTTGCTG GCAAGGCATTTGGAGGCGTGATTGCAAGTTATACGACCGGACTGATCTGTTCCTCGTACAAGATTGGAGGATGGCCAATGTcgttttatatataca GTATGTTTGGAGCTGTTTTAGCAATTCTGTGGATAACATTCGTTTCAGAGTCACCGGCGGAGCAAGATGAATACATAAGTAATACACCAAATAAGAATAAG TCACGTGCGATTCCACTATACGATATATTCACGTCGAAGCCGGTTTGGGCCATTGCCGTTGCAAGGTTTTCTACTACGTTTGCTTTCAACTTCTTTCTAATTGAAGTACCTACGTTTTTTTCGAACATGTTTGGGGTTAATGTAAATAAG ATTGGTTTGTTAACCTCATTGCCAAGTTTTATTGCAGCAGTGACTGGCTTACTGTCTGCTGCTGTTGCGGACTATATCATTCAACAAAAATACCTTAGTATTCTGAAAACAAGACATCTATTCCTTGTATTAG GTGTTGTCCTATCTGTTGTCGGTTTTATTCCACTTGTTGTCACTGGTTATAATGTATTGGCGGTTGAGATTCTGTATATTGTGTTTTTCGCTGCGAGTGGTTTTAATAGTGCTTCGGTTTTACCAAACGCAATGGATATAACCGACGAATATGCTGGATTTGTGGCGGCCGCCACACAGACATTTGCAAGCTGCACCGGAATCATCATCCCGATTGTCACTGGACTTCTAATTAAAGAACAG aattCTCTCGAACGATGGACTGTCTTATTCTCTTTAACGGGTGGAATCAATTTACTAGGAATGGTGTATTTTATCATGTTTTCCGAAGCTGAACAGCAAGTTTGGTCAGAGCAGAAAAATAACGAAGATGAGAGAATTGgtctaattaataaataa
- the LOC140056626 gene encoding sodium-dependent phosphate transport protein 3-like isoform X3: MKQYFVSVACCLVNIISYCTRLNINIAILEMVKKNDSTFTLAPYNESNFNSITNRPNQSMMIPAVFTLLSKWANVGERSVMVSIVFAGKAFGGVIASYTTGLICSSYKIGGWPMSFYIYSMFGAVLAILWITFVSESPAEQDEYISNTPNKNKSRAIPLYDIFTSKPVWAIAVARFSTTFAFNFFLIEVPTFFSNMFGVNVNKIGLLTSLPSFIAAVTGLLSAAVADYIIQQKYLSILKTRHLFLVLGVVLSVVGFIPLVVTGYNVLAVEILYIVFFAASGFNSASVLPNAMDITDEYAGFVAAATQTFASCTGIIIPIVTGLLIKEQNSLERWTVLFSLTGGINLLGMVYFIMFSEAEQQVWSEQKNNEDERIGLINK; the protein is encoded by the exons ATGAAACAGTATTTCGTATCAGTGGCATGTTGTCTCGTAAATATTATATCATACTGTACAAGATTGAACATAAACATCGCCATTTTAGAGATGGTTAAAAAAAACGATTCAACATTTACACTTGCGCCTTACAACGAATCCAACTTTAATTCAATTACAAATCGACCTAATCAA agCATGATGATTCCTGCTGTTTTCACTTTATTGAGCAAATGGGCTAATGTCGGTGAACGAAGTGTAATGGTATCAATAGTATTTGCTG GCAAGGCATTTGGAGGCGTGATTGCAAGTTATACGACCGGACTGATCTGTTCCTCGTACAAGATTGGAGGATGGCCAATGTcgttttatatataca GTATGTTTGGAGCTGTTTTAGCAATTCTGTGGATAACATTCGTTTCAGAGTCACCGGCGGAGCAAGATGAATACATAAGTAATACACCAAATAAGAATAAG TCACGTGCGATTCCACTATACGATATATTCACGTCGAAGCCGGTTTGGGCCATTGCCGTTGCAAGGTTTTCTACTACGTTTGCTTTCAACTTCTTTCTAATTGAAGTACCTACGTTTTTTTCGAACATGTTTGGGGTTAATGTAAATAAG ATTGGTTTGTTAACCTCATTGCCAAGTTTTATTGCAGCAGTGACTGGCTTACTGTCTGCTGCTGTTGCGGACTATATCATTCAACAAAAATACCTTAGTATTCTGAAAACAAGACATCTATTCCTTGTATTAG GTGTTGTCCTATCTGTTGTCGGTTTTATTCCACTTGTTGTCACTGGTTATAATGTATTGGCGGTTGAGATTCTGTATATTGTGTTTTTCGCTGCGAGTGGTTTTAATAGTGCTTCGGTTTTACCAAACGCAATGGATATAACCGACGAATATGCTGGATTTGTGGCGGCCGCCACACAGACATTTGCAAGCTGCACCGGAATCATCATCCCGATTGTCACTGGACTTCTAATTAAAGAACAG aattCTCTCGAACGATGGACTGTCTTATTCTCTTTAACGGGTGGAATCAATTTACTAGGAATGGTGTATTTTATCATGTTTTCCGAAGCTGAACAGCAAGTTTGGTCAGAGCAGAAAAATAACGAAGATGAGAGAATTGgtctaattaataaataa